From one Solanum lycopersicum chromosome 12, SLM_r2.1 genomic stretch:
- the LOC101268074 gene encoding H/ACA ribonucleoprotein complex subunit 2-like protein, which translates to MGSDSEVEKSGQKEKKKVFALAPIAKPLAGKKLNKRIFKLVRRAAEKKCLKRGVKEVVKSIRRGQKGVCIIAGNISPIDVITHVPILCEDAEIPYIYVSSKEDLANAGATKRPTCCVLVQTKPAKGELSPEDQEKLKTDYDQVVSEVGEMASSMF; encoded by the exons ATGGGTAGCGATAGCGAAGTAGAGAAGAGTGGacaaaaggagaagaagaaggtgTTTGCTTTAGCTCCTATTGCTAAACCTCTTGCTGGAAAAAAACTCAACAAACGCATCTTCAAACTTGTTAGGCGAG CTGCTGAGAAAAAATGCTTGAAGAGGGGCGTTAAAGAGGTGGTGAAGAGTATTCGACGAGGTCAAAAAGG AGTGTGTATCATAGCTGGAAATATATCTCCTATAGATGTCATCACTCATGTTCCAATCCTGTGTGAGGATGCTGAAATACCATATATCTACGTTTCCTCAAAAGAA GATCTTGCGAATGCTGGAGCCACCAAGAGACCAACATGCTGTGTTTTGGTGCAAACAAAGCCTGCAAAGGGAGAACTTAGCCCGGAGGATCAAGAGAAACTGAAAACAGATTATGATCAAGTTGTATCAGAAGTTGGTGAAATGGCATCCTCGATGTTCTGA